Proteins from a genomic interval of Medicago truncatula cultivar Jemalong A17 chromosome 3, MtrunA17r5.0-ANR, whole genome shotgun sequence:
- the LOC25490708 gene encoding disease resistance protein RPM1 — protein sequence MKKGQNIEKPKITERSERYGFQRSFEQGTSNSRGSRNAKWNDPRVAALYIEEAEVVGFEAPRKRLTDWLVQGREERTVVSVVGMGGQGKTTLAKKVFDSKDIMGHFDCRVWITVSQSYNSEGLLRDMLLKVCKQKGVTLPEGISQMNRESLTDEVRNHLRKSRYLVVFDDVWNEFFWNDIKYVAIDCKNGSRIFITTRKKNVVVSCKESSFIEVHELQPLTLEQSLELFNKKTFKIDCDGCCPNELIGIADEIVKKCSGLPLAIVAIGGLLSTREKNVFEWQKFREHLNSELNTNAHLIGIEKILSLSYDDLPYYLKPCLLYFGVYPEDYEVKSKRVIRQWIAEGFVREEKEKTLQEVAEGYLIELINRSRVQVSSLKIDGKAKGCRVHDLIRNMILEKSEDFNFCKHVSDDGQTSLSGIVRRLSITTIDDVFKECIDKSHVRSLFCFGIKRMSPSFDRGIPTKYRLLKVFDFEDFVMNNIPMNLGNFIHLKYLSIMMSINAVEVVPKSIGMLQNLETLVLRGRYYFELPKEIRKLRKLRHLIGTELSLIHLKDGIGEMKSLQTLRYVSLNMDGAAEVIKALGKLKLIRDLGLLNVPKENESIFSSSINEMLHLEKLSE from the exons atgAAAAAGGGACAAAACATTGAAAAACCGA AGATCACAGAAAGAAGTGAAAGATATGGCTTCCAACGTTCTTTTGAACAAGGAACAAGCAATTCTAGAGGAAGCAGGAATGCCAAATGGAACGACCCTCGAGTGGCTGCTCTTTACATCGAGGAAGCTGAGGTTGTGGGATTTGAAGCGCCAAGAAAAAGATTGACTGATTGGTTGGTACAGGGAAGGGAAGAGCGCACTGTGGTGTCTGTGGTAGGAATGGGAGGGCAAGGAAAAACAACTCTAGCCAAGAAAGTTTTTGACAGCAAGGATATCATGGGACACTTTGATTGTCGTGTATGGATTACAGTGTCTCAATCATATAATTCTGAAGGATTGTTGAGAGACATGTTGCTAAAGGTTTGCAAACAAAAAGGAGTGACACTTCCCGAGGGTATTTCTCAAATGAATCGGGAGTCATTGACTGATGAAGTGAGAAATCACTTGCGGAAATCGAGGTACCTTGTCGTCTTTGATGATGTTTGgaatgaatttttttggaaTGATATTAAATATGTTGCAATTGATTGTAAAAATGGAAGTAGGATATTTATAACAACAAGGAAAAAGAATGTTGTGGTGTCTTGTAAAGAGTCTTCTTTTATTGAGGTGCATGAACTGCAACCTTTAACTCTAGAACAATCTTTGGAGTTGTTCAATAAGAAAACATTCAAAATTGATTGTGATGGGTGTTGTCCAAACGAGCTCATTGGTATAGCTgatgaaattgttaaaaaatgcaGTGGTTTACCGCTAGCAATTGTTGCCATCGGTGGCCTTTTATCTACAAGAGAGAAAAATGTGTTTGAGTGGCAGAAATTTAGAGAACATCTGAATTCAGAGCTAAACACAAATGCACATCTAATTGGGATAGaaaaaattttaagtttaagTTATGATGATTTGCCTTACTATCTCAAGCCATGCTTGTTGTATTTTGGAGTATATCCAGAAGATTATGAAGTTAAATCAAAGAGAGTGATTCGACAATGGATAGCTGAAGGGTTTGTAAGGGAGGAAAAGGAGAAGACTTTGCAAGAAGTGGCAGAGGGATATCTCATAGAGTTGATCAATAGAAGCCGGGTGCAAGTATCTTCACTTAAAATTGATGGCAAAGCTAAAGGATGTCGTGTTCATGATCTAATACGCAATATGATCCTTGAAAAAAGTgaggattttaatttttgcaagCATGTTAGTGATGATGGGCAAACATCCTTAAGTGGAATAGTTCGGCGCCTGTCAATAACAACCATTGACGATGTTTTCAAGGAGTGTATTGACAAATCTCATGTTCGGTCCCTATTTTGTTTTGGTATTAAACGAATGTCCCCGTCCTTTGATAGAGGAATCCCCACAAAGTACAGGTTACTGAAggtttttgattttgaagattttgTTATGAATAATATTCCTATGAATTTGGGAAATTTCATCCACTTGAAGTATTTAAGCATAATGATGTCAATTAATGCAGTTGAAGTAGTCCCAAAATCCATTGGCATGCTCCAGAACCTAGAGACCTTGGTTCTAAGGGGTCGATATTATTTTGAGTTGCCAAAGGAGATTAGGAAGCTTAGAAAGCTAAGACATCTTATCGGCACTGAACTGTCATTGATTCATTTAAAGGATGGTATTGGAGAGATGAAGTCCCTACAAACTCTGCGTTATGTTTCTTTAAACATGGATGGAGCAGCAGAGGTAATTAAAGCGCTAGGAAAGCTGAAGCTGATAAGGGATTTGGGGTTGCTTAATGTTCCTAAGGAAAATGAAAGCATTTTCTCTTCCTCAATCAATGAAATGCTGCACTTGGAGAAACTAAGTGAATAA
- the LOC25490709 gene encoding probable disease resistance protein RXW24L isoform X1, whose amino-acid sequence MKEEKGKTMEELAEGYLIELIHRSLVQVSSLRIDGKAKGCRVHDLIRDMILQKNKDFNFCKHISDDGQTSLGGIIRRLSITTIDDVFRECINGSHVRSLFCFGNKEISTSFSREIPTKYRLLKVLDFEDFLMKNIPNNLGNFIHLKYLSFKSSNSGVKVPKPIGMLQNLETLVVRGEYFMELPKEISKLRKLRHLIGHRLSLIQLKDGIGEMKSLQTLRRVSLDMDGAAEVIKGLGKLKLIRDLGLLEVHKENERIFSFSINEMQHLEKLRVLNFKYNNFVDLNLISPPTMLQKLILNGRLKEFPEWMFALQNLTVLRLVCPYSVKDPLQSLKSMQHLLILLLDLSMYKGLHLHFQDGWFQKLKELRVDHSYKLREIIIDKGSMPSLKTLSLMRLFNLKNIPTGIQHLEKLEELWIAGVDDEFGERSSTEDWNWIMDHGANIYSKDFNKIKKSRT is encoded by the coding sequence ATGAAGGAGGAAAAGGGAAAGACAATGGAAGAACTGGCTGAGGGATATCTAATAGAGTTGATCCATAGAAGCCTGGTTCAAGTATCCTCGCTTAGAATTGATGGCAAAGCTAAAGGTTGTCGTGTTCATGATCTAATACGCGATatgatccttcaaaaaaataaggattttaatttttgcaagCATATTAGTGATGATGGACAGACATCCTTAGGTGGAATAATTCGGCGCTTATCAATAACAACAATTGACGATGTTTTCAGGGAGTGTATTAATGGATCTCATGTTCGGTCCctattttgttttggaaataaAGAAATATCCACGTCCTTTTCAAGAGAAATCCCGACAAAGTACAGGTTATTGAAGGTTCTTGATTTTGAAGATTTTCTGATGAAGAATATTCCTAATAACTTGGGAAATTTCATCCACTTGAAGTATTTAAGCTTCAAGAGTTCAAATTCTGGAGTTAAAGTCCCAAAACCCATTGGCATGCTCCAGAACCTAGAGACCTTGGTTGTAAGGGGTGAATATTTTATGGAGTTGCCAAAGGAGATTAGCAAGCTTAGAAAGCTAAGGCACCTTATCGGCCACCGACTATCTTTGATTCAATTAAAGGATGGTATTGGAGAGATGAAGTCCCTACAAACTCTGCGTCGTGTTTCTTTAGATATGGATGGAGCAGCAGAGGTAATTAAAGGGTTAGGAAAGCTGAAGCTGATAAGGGATTTGGGGTTGCTTGAGGTTCATAAGGAAAATGAAagaattttctctttctcaatcAATGAAATGCAGCATTTGGAGAAACTAAGAgttcttaattttaaatataataactttgttgatttgaatttgatttcacCACCAACTATGCTTCAAAAACTTATACTAAACGGCAGGTTAAAGGAGTTTCCAGAGTGGATGTTCGCTCTTCAAAATCTTACTGTGTTGAGGTTGGTGTGCCCGTATTCAGTAAAAGATCCATTGCAATCACTAAAAAGTATGCAACACTTGTTGATCTTATTGTTAGACCTTAGTATGTATAAAGGTTTACATTTGCATTTTCAAGATGGATGGTTTCAGAAACTAAAGGAACTGAGAGTTGATCATTCATATAAATTGAGAGAAATTATCATCGACAAAGGATCAATGCCTTCTTTGAAAACTCTTAGTTTAATGAGGCTTTTCAATCTGAAGAATATACCCACTGGCATCCAACACTTGGAGAAGCTTGAAGAGCTCTGGATTGCTGGTGTGGATGATGAATTTGGGGAGCGCAGTTCTACTGAGGATTGGAATTGGATCATGGATCATGGAGCTAATATTTATTCTAaagattttaacaaaattaaaaagtcAAGGACTTAG
- the LOC25490709 gene encoding disease resistance protein RPM1 isoform X2, which produces MAEMAVSLVVDQLLPLLTEEAKLLRGVHKEFAEIKDELESIQAFLKDADKRAAGAEGDNTGEGVKIWVKQLREAAFRIEDIIDDYLIQLGQQPRDPGCIDLLHKLKTMIPRRRIASEIQDVKTSVRGITERSERYGFQRSFEQGTSNSRGSRNAKWHDPRVAALYVEETEVVGFEAPRQRLIDWMVQGREERTVVSVVGMGGQGKTTLAKKVFDSKDIMGHFDYRVWITVSQSYNSEGLLRDMLLKVCKEKGVTPPEGISQMNRESLTDEVRNHLRKSRYLVVFDDVWNVHFWDDIEFSVIDSKNGSKIFITTRNMDVVLSCKKSSFIEVLELQPLTQEQSLKLFNKKAFKFDYGGSCPKELIGIANEIVKK; this is translated from the coding sequence ATGGCGGAAATGGCGGTGTCTTTAGTTGTTGACCAACTACTTCCACTGTTAACGGAAGAAGCCAAGCTGTTGAGAGGCGTTCACAAGGAGTTCGCAGAGATTAAAGATGAACTGGAAAGCATTCAAGCATTCCTGAAGGATGCTGATAAAAGAGCAGCAGGAGCTGAAGGAGACAACACCGGTGAAGGAGTCAAAATATGGGTGAAGCAACTTAGGGAGGCAGCTTTTCGCATAGAAGatatcattgatgattatttgaTCCAGTTAGGACAGCAACCTCGAGATCCTGGATGTATAGATTTACTTCATAAGCTCAAAACTATGATCCCTCGTCGTCGAATAGCATCTGAGATACAAGATGTTAAGACATCTGTTCGTGGGATCACAGAAAGAAGTGAAAGATATGGCTTCCAACGTTCTTTTGAACAAGGAACAAGCAATTCTAGAGGAAGTAGGAATGCCAAATGGCACGACCCTCGAGTCGCTGCTCTTTACGTTGAGGAAACTGAGGTTGTGGGATTTGAAGCACCAAGACAAAGATTGATTGATTGGATGGTACAGGGAAGGGAAGAGCGCACTGTGGTGTCTGTGGTAGGAATGGGAGGGCAAGGAAAAACAACTCTAGCCAAGAAAGTTTTTGACAGCAAGGATATCATGGGACACTTTGATTATCGTGTATGGATTACAGTGTCTCAATCATATAATTCTGAAGGATTGTTGAGAGACATGTTGCTAAAGGTTTGCAAAGAAAAAGGAGTGACACCTCCCGAGGGTATTTCTCAAATGAATCGGGAGTCATTGACTGATGAAGTGAGAAATCACTTGCGGAAATCGAGGTACCTTGTTGTCTTTGATGATGTTTGGAATGTACATTTTTGGGATGATATTGAATTTTCTGTAATTGATAGTAAAAATGGAAGTAAGATATTTATAACAACAAGAAACATGGATGTTGTGTTGTCTTGTAAAAAATCTTCTTTCATTGAGGTGCTTGAGCTGCAACCTTTAACTCAAGAACAATCATTGAAGTTGTTCAATAAGAAGGCATTCAAATTTGACTACGGAGGGTCTTGTCCCAAAGAGCTCATTGGTATAGCtaatgaaattgttaaaaaGTGA